From the genome of Vicia villosa cultivar HV-30 ecotype Madison, WI linkage group LG2, Vvil1.0, whole genome shotgun sequence, one region includes:
- the LOC131652686 gene encoding 2-hydroxyacyl-CoA lyase: MGEQQQIDGNVLAAKSLAQFGVHHMFGVVGIPVTSLATRAVSLGIRFIAFHNEQSAGYAASAYGYLTSRPGVFLTVSGPGCVHGLAGLSNAAINTWPTVMISGSCNQNDCGRGDFQELDQIEAVKPFTKFAVKAKHISEIPNCVAQVLDHAASGRPGGCYLDLPTDVLHQKVSPSEAEKLLTEAKALAEKNKENRTTKVDASKIGQVVSLLRNAERPLIVVGKGAAYAKAEDQLKKLVETTGIPFLPTPMGKGLLPDDHRLAATAARSLAIGKCDVAVVIGARLNWLLHFGESPKWSEGVKFVLVDVSSEEIELRKPFVGLVGDAKQVLETLNKEIKDDPFCLGNTHPWVDAISKKSKENASKMEAQLAKEVVPFNFLTPMKIIRDAILEWGGSPAPVVVSEGANTMDVGRAVLVQKEPRTRLDAGTWGTMGVGLGYCIAAAVAYPDRLVVAVEGDSGYGFSAMEVETLVRYQLAVVVIVFNNGGVYGGDRRSPEEIDGPHKGDPAPTSFVPNAGYHTMMEAFGGKGYLVGTPDELKSALSESFSARKPTVINVVVDPYAGSESGRMQHKN; encoded by the exons ATGGGGGAACAACAACAAATTGACGGTAATGTCCTCGCGGCGAAATCTCTCGCTCAATTCGGCGTCCACCACATGTTCGGCGTCGTCGGAATCCCCGTTACCTCACTCGCCACACGCGCCGTCTCTCTTGGCATCCGCTTCATTGCCTTCCACAACGAACAATCCGCCGGTTACGCCGCTTCTGCTTATGGTTACCTAACCTCCCGTCCCGGCGTTTTCCTTACCGTCTCCGGTCCCGGTTGCGTCCACGGTCTTGCTGGTTTATCAAACGCTGCCATCAATACCTGGCCTACCGTCATGATCTCTGGCTCTTGTAACCAGAACGATTGCGGTCGTGGCGATTTTCAAGAGCTTGATCAGATCGAAGCGGTTAAGCCTTTCACAAAATTCGCTGTGAAAGCCAAACATATCTCCGAAATCCCTAATTGCGTCGCGCAGGTTCTCGACCACGCTGCTTCGGGTCGACCCGGTGGTTGCTACTTGGATCTTCCCACCGATGTATTGCATCAGAAGGTTTCACCATCCGAAGCTGAAAAGCTCTTGACCGAAGCAAAAGCGCTAGCAGAGAAAAACAAGGAGAATCGTACCACGAAAGTTGATGCTTCGAAAATAGGTCAAGTTGTTTCGCTTCTGAGGAATGCTGAGAGGCCATTGATTGTGGTTGGGAAAGGAGCAGCTTATGCGAAAGCAGAAGATCAGTTGAAGAAACTGGTGGAAACTACGGGAATTCCGTTTCTTCCAACTCCAATGGGGAAAGGTTTGTTGCCGGATGATCATCGCTTGGCTGCCACCGCTGCTAGGTCGCTCGCCATCGGGAAATGTGACGTGGCGGTTGTTATTGGGGCGAGGCTGAATTGGCTTCTTCATTTTGGGGAATCTCCGAAGTGGTCGGAGGGTGTGAAGTTTGTATTGGTGGATGTGAGTAGCGAAGAGATTGAGCTAAGAAAACCGTTTGTAGGTTTAGTTGGAGATGCTAAACAAGTTTTGGAGACTCTAAACAAAGAGATTAAGGATGATCCGTTTTGCTTGGGGAACACTCATCCATGGGTGGATgctatttcaaaaaaatcaaaggagaatgctTCTAAGATGGAGGCTCAATTGGCGAAAGAAGTTGTGCCGTTTAACTTTCTTACGCCTATGAAGATTATTAGAGATGCTATTTTGGAATGGGGTGGAAGTCCTGCTCCTGTGGTGGTTTCTGAAGGCGCTAATACCATGGATGTCGGTCGAGCTGTATTGGTTCAGAAGGAGCCAAGGACTAGGTTGGATGCTGGCACTTGGGGGACTATGGGAGTTGGTCTGGGTTATTGCATTGCTGCCGCTGTTGCTTATCCTGATCGCCTTGTTGTTGCGGTTGAAGGGGATTCTGGATATGGATTTAGTGCCATGGAAGTTGAG ACATTGGTTCGATACCAACTGGCTGTGGTGGTGATTGTTTTCAACAACGGTGGTGTATATGGTGGTGACCGTAGAAGCCCAGAAGAGATAGATGGACCTCACAAAGGGGATCCTGCTCCGACATCATTTGTCCCAAATGCAGGGTACCACACCATGATGGAAGCTTTTGGTGGAAAGGGTTACCTTGTTGGGACACCTGATGAACTAAAGTCAGCTCTCTCAGAATCATTTTCTGCTAGGAAGCCAACCGTCATAAATGTTGTCGTTGATCCGTATGCCGGTTCTGAGAGTGGGAGGATGCAACACAAGAATTGA